In the genome of Drosophila subpulchrella strain 33 F10 #4 breed RU33 chromosome 2L, RU_Dsub_v1.1 Primary Assembly, whole genome shotgun sequence, one region contains:
- the LOC119547753 gene encoding endothelin-converting enzyme-like 1, with protein MVNALWATLISLVLIGPVLANDLFSLPPATNHREELLEDYGRFLMSTMNRSIDPCENFYEFSCGGWKKAELVPEQARNTSFLHAIQHKIDEQVLGFLQNATKRELEDLGVNGTKSAEIKAKQFFTSCVEMKANLTLAYQYFLQLDGDRLKDTNATYDWMYINFMSKYDIYPLLPLKVHYSTSTRKFDMLLTFPSKVLAGISEEQLKNMTREFGLASNAEKAKQFTENFANLTQFERNLVSVAKIRNETEQLNFNSFLSKHKHDRLNWTRFFELAFNGSQESHWPVLNQLDNVNDLVYLLEQTSLETLRGYIRMRELLKFYGLWKTQTRVGGVQSECRSLSETYFNYALLPWFIGKVFDKERRADILSVAKDIKDTFYDLLDHHTWLDDETRSQAKTKLASMDILVGYTDDLQHRELIDGVYNDINMTGNWFENLCILEGSRARIRLRSVDKALIPLLMPTRTVNAYYADFLNLAFITIGMAQWPFYHMEFPDVLKYAGVGNIIGHEMAHGFDSYCYQYNYDGKKINWWSSASLRNFKERYRCLESQYNKFILMGVQTNGSLTSGDNIADNVGTRMAYYAFKRKTGDKAWLEKPLRGVSFNNKQLFFVKFAQTWCNGKDNGDKLRRLKTDVHAYDEFRVQGTLSNMPEFSEAFNCKLGTEMNPLKKCVVW; from the coding sequence ATGGTCAACGCTCTGTGGGCCACGTTAATATCGCTTGTTTTAATCGGCCCTGTGTTAGCCAACGATCTGTTTTCCCTGCCGCCTGCCACGAATCACAGAGAGGAGTTGCTCGAGGACTATGGCCGATTCCTAATGTCCACCATGAACAGGAGCATCGATCCCTGCGAGAACTTCTACGAATTCAGTTGTGGCGGTTGGAAGAAGGCGGAACTCGTGCCGGAGCAGGCCAGGAACACCAGTTTTCTCCACGCCATCCAGCACAAGATCGACGAGCAGGTCCTGGGATTCCTGCAGAACGCCACCAAAAGGGAGCTTGAGGACCTGGGTGTTAATGGCACCAAATCGGCGGAGATTAAGGCCAAACAATTTTTCACCAGCTGTGTGGAAATGAAGGCCAACTTGACGTTGGCTTATCAGTACTTTCTGCAACTCGATGGGGATCGTTTGAAGGACACCAATGCCACTTACGACTGGATGTACATCAACTTTATGTCCAAATACGACATATATCCCCTGCTACCACTAAAGGTGCATTATAGTACCTCGACCAGGAAGTTTGATATGCTTCTGACTTTTCCCAGTAAAGTTCTAGCCGGCATAAGTGAAGAGCAGCTGAAGAATATGACCAGGGAATTTGGCTTGGCCTCGAATGCAGAGAAGGCTAAACAGTTCACGGAGAACTTTGCCAACCTCACACAGTTTGAAAGGAACTTAGTTTCTGTCGCCAAAATACGCAACGAAACAGAACAGTTAAATTTCAATTCTTTCCTGTCCAAACACAAACACGATCGCTTAAATTGGACGCGATTTTTTGAACTGGCCTTCAATGGCAGTCAGGAGTCCCACTGGCCAGTGCTCAATCAACTGGATAATGTCAACGATTTGGTTTACCTTCTGGAACAAACCAGTCTGGAAACGCTAAGGGGTTATATTAGAATGCGGGAGCTGCTCAAGTTTTATGGCCTGTGGAAAACTCAAACTAGAGTAGGGGGAGTTCAAAGTGAGTGTCGCTCTTTGTCGGAGACCTATTTCAACTACGCTCTGCTGCCCTGGTTTATTGGTAAGGTTTTCGATAAGGAAAGGCGAGCCGATATTCTGAGTGTTGCCAAGGACATCAAGGACACGTTTTACGATCTCTTGGACCATCACACCTGGTTGGATGACGAAACTCGTTCGCAGGCTAAGACCAAACTGGCTTCCATGGACATTTTGGTGGGCTATACAGATGATCTGCAGCATCGCGAGTTGATCGATGGTGTTTACAATGACATCAATATGACCGGAAACTGGTTCGAGAACCTGTGCATCCTGGAGGGAAGTAGAGCCAGGATACGTCTGCGATCGGTGGATAAGGCGCTGATTCCTCTTCTTATGCCCACGAGGACTGTGAATGCCTATTATGCTGATTTCCTCAACCTGGCCTTTATCACCATCGGCATGGCCCAGTGGCCCTTTTATCATATGGAATTTCCCGATGTCCTGAAATACGCTGGAGTGGGCAACATTATAGGCCATGAAATGGCCCACGGGTTCGATTCCTACTGTTATCAGTACAATTATGATGGCAAGAAGATCAACTGGTGGTCCTCAGCTTCGTTGAGGAACTTTAAAGAACGCTACCGCTGTCTGGAATCgcaatataataaatttattctgATGGGCGTCCAGACAAATGGCAGCCTCACCTCCGGCGATAATATAGCCGATAATGTTGGCACCCGAATGGCGTATTATGCTTTCAAGCGGAAAACTGGCGACAAGGCTTGGTTGGAAAAACCCCTGAGGGGTGTGAGCTTCAACAACAAACAGCTGTTTTTCGTGAAGTTTGCACAAACCTGGTGCAACGGCAAGGATAATGGCGATAAGCTGCGGAGACTGAAGACTGATGTCCATGCCTATGATGAGTTCCGGGTTCAGGGCACCTTGAGTAATATGCCCGAGTTTAGTGAGGCTTTCAATTGTAAACTGGGCACGGAAATGAATCCGCTCAAGAAGTGCGTGGTTTGGTGA